In Chrysiogenes arsenatis DSM 11915, the sequence GCCATATCTACGCTGATACCGCTTGGCTTGCCATTTTGGTCTGTCATTTCAAAAGGCGGATAGGCAAGCTCCATGCCTACGATAAGCTTTGGTGATTGTGCACTGACGGATGTGGCAAGTGTCAGCAACAAAATAAACACAAGAAGCCCAGAAAGTATCAATCGCATTGGTTACCTCGCAGGATATAATAATCGTTTCAACTGTGTTATACGTTCGAACGGTAGGATTGACAACCGTGATATCGAAATTCGTCGATAAATTGTTACACTTTACGCCCAGTATACAATCAGTGTATATATCTCAAAAAAATGTCGGATAATCGAGGAGGTGCAATGCGGGATATTCCTTTTGAACAATTAGTTCCGGGCATGGAACTCAAGGAGTGTGTAAAATATTTTGTGTAAGTGGCCATTTAAGATACTATTCTGATCATATCTCAAGGAGTATCCCATGGCCATTTCCGATGAACTTCTCGACCAGCTTCTTGTCAACTATAAAAAGCCTGAAGATCTTGTAGGCGAAGGCGGTCTACTCAAAGAGTTAACGAAGCGACTTGTAGAGCGTGCAATGCAGACAGAGATGACAGACCATCTTGGCTATGCCAAACATGGAAAGTCAGACAAGCAGGCTGGAAACTCACGCAACGGCAAATATCCAAAGACTATTAGCGGCGAGTTTGGTGAGCTTCAGATCAATGTCCCCCGTGACCGCGACGCCAGTTTTGAGCCAAAAATTATCCCCAAAGGTCAAAGCCGTTTTCATGGTTTTGACGATAAAATCCTCTCTATGTACGCGCTGGGCATGAGTACACGGGACATTCAAGTTCACTTGGAAGAAATGTATGGTGTGGAGGTTTCCCCCACCTTAATATCCCAAGTAACCGATGCTGTGATTGACGATGTGAAATCATGGCAAAACCGTCCCCTTGATGAAGTTTACCCCATTGTTTATCTGGATGCTATCAGGGTGAAAGGGA encodes:
- a CDS encoding IS256 family transposase; the protein is MAISDELLDQLLVNYKKPEDLVGEGGLLKELTKRLVERAMQTEMTDHLGYAKHGKSDKQAGNSRNGKYPKTISGEFGELQINVPRDRDASFEPKIIPKGQSRFHGFDDKILSMYALGMSTRDIQVHLEEMYGVEVSPTLISQVTDAVIDDVKSWQNRPLDEVYPIVYLDAIRVKGRQGGHIINKAVYLALAVTMEGQKEVLGMWIAENEGAKFWLSILNGLQNRGVKDIFIAA